From Astatotilapia calliptera chromosome 19, fAstCal1.2, whole genome shotgun sequence, a single genomic window includes:
- the mgst3b gene encoding microsomal glutathione S-transferase 3b, which translates to MDPLTVLPSNFGYVILTYLYSWIMLGYLAVKVGGARKKYNVKYPTMYSDKEQVFNCIQRAHQNTLEVYPQWLVFQTIAALVYPLSASVLGVIWVTSRFSYAWGYYTGDPAKRMNGAYGYIGYFGVIILSISVALQLLGFL; encoded by the exons ATGGACCCGCTCACCGTGCTGCCATCCAACTTCGGATATGTTATCCTCACGTACCTGTACAGCTGGATCATGCTGGGGTATTTGGCAGTTAAGGTTGGGGGAGCCAGAAAGAAGTACAACGTGAAA TATCCCACCATGTACAGCGACAAGGAGCAAGTCTTTAACTGCATCCAGAGGGCGCATCAGAACACCCTGGAAGTGTACCCTCAGTGGCTGGTTTTCCAGACCATCGCAGCTCTTGTTTACCCG CTGTCAGCATCTGTCTTGGGGGTTATTTGGGTGACCAGCAGGTTTTCCTATGCCTGGGGCTACTACACAGGAG ATCCTGCCAAGAGGATGAACGGTGCTTACGGCTACATTGGCTATTTCGGAGTCATCATTCTCTCCATATCTGTTGCCCTGCAGCTGCTCGGCTTCCTCTAA
- the tmem50a gene encoding transmembrane protein 50A, with the protein MSGFLDGIRCGDCECNVDWGERRNTIASIAAGVLFFTGWWIIIDAAVKYPAQDEFHHAYHTCGVIATVAFLMINAVSNGQVRGDSYSEGCMGQTGARVWLFIGFMLAFGSLIASMWILFGGFVVPQKPTVYPGIAVFFQNAFIFFGGLVFKFGRTEDLWQ; encoded by the exons ATGTCGGGATTTCTGGACGGGATCCGGTGCGGAGACTGTGAGTGTAATGTGGACTGGGGAGAGCGAAGAAACACAATTGCCTCTATAGCTGCTGGAGTCCTG tttttcaccGGCTGGTGGATCATCATTGATGCTGCAGTGAAATACCCGGCACAGGATGAATTTCATCATGCATATCACACCTGTGGAGTCATCGCTACCGTGGCCTTTCTCAT gatAAATGCTGTTTCAAATGGCCAAGTGAGAGGAGACAGCTACAGCGAAGGCTGCATGGGACAGAcag GTGCTCGAGTGTGGCTCTTTATCGGCTTCATGCTGGCTTTTGGCTCCCTCATCGCCTCCATGTGGATTCTCTTTGGAGGATTTGTAGTGCCCC AGAAGCCCACTGTGTACCCTGGAATTGCTGTTTTCTTCCAAAATGCGTTCATTTTCTTCGG GGGTTTGGTGTTCAAGTTTGGTCGTACAGAGGATCTCTGGCAGTAA
- the rhd gene encoding rh blood group, D antigen, which translates to MPPQYAPSLRSRLAPLLLFLQTGFIIIFAFYTEIERNGNADDFSKRYPEFQDVNVIVILGFGFLGTFLVRHGFSGSGFNLLVAAMATQWALILNGVESLYYRGRLRIDLKSLIVAEMCTASALISIGAVLGKTNPVHLILIGLLEVSGFILNKWLLQFLLNTRPLISIMMLHIFGSLFGLMLTGTLYRKGSEQRFEKEKFDTKMGLFSMLGTVVLWMFWPSFNSVLVDDRTPGRKLEAVCSTYLALAVSAVTAAAMSVLSNPKGKLHLIHLQSCILAGGVAVGVSMSAVRHPWEAMIIGFAAAIISSIGFQYLKIHMLLAFQCHDTCAILSSHALPGLLGWIAHLVLQIKDSDDHTVAIRFAVFHICSLLITIALSVTLGILTGLLIRLKFWRPPQYKNCFDDQAFWEFSHLAVRK; encoded by the exons ATGCCTCCTCAGTACGCACCAAGCCTGCGCTCTCGTCTGGCACCCTTGCTGCTTTTCCTGCAGACTGGGTTTATCATcatatttgctttttacacTGAAATCGAAAGAAATGGAAACGCTGATGACTTCAGCAAACGTTACCCAg agtTCCAGGATGTGAATGTGATAGTGATTCTAGGCTTTGGCTTTTTGGGCACTTTTCTAGTGCGCCATGGTTTCAGTGGCTCCGGGTTCAACCTCCTTGTGGCTGCCATGGCCACCCAGTGGGCCCTCATACTGAACGGTGTGGAGTCCTTGTACTACAGGGGAAGGCTCAGGATAGATCTGAAAAG CTTGATAGTTGCTGAGATGTGCACTGCCTCAGCCCTCATTTCAATTGGAGCTGTGCTGGGGAAGACCAACCCAGTCCACCTCATCCTTATTGGACTGCTCGAGGTGTCAGGGTTCATCCTAAACAAATGGCTTCTGCAGTTTCTCCTGAAC ACCCGTCCTCTGATCAGCATCATGATGCTTCACATCTTTGGGTCCTTGTTTGGACTCATGCTGACAGGGACACTTTACCGTAAAGGCTCAGAGCAGCGATTTGAAAAGGAGAAATTTGACACAAAGATGGGATTGTTTTCCATGTTAG GGACTGTTGTCCTCTGGATGTTTTGGCCCAGTTTTAACTCTGTCCTCGTGGATGATCGGACtcctgggaggaagctggaagcCGTGTGCAGCACCTACCTGGCCCTGGCCGTTAGTGCTGTGACAGCAGCTGCGATGTCTGTGCTCTCCAACCCCAAGGGAAAACTACACCTG ATCCACCTGCAGTCCTGCATCCTCGCTGGTGGCGTCGCTGTCGGCGTCTCCATGTCAGCAGTTCGTCATCCTTGGGAAGCCATGATAATCGGCTTTGCTGCTGCCATAATATCATCCATTGGATTCCAGTATCTTAAG ATCCACATGCTGCTGGCATTTCAGTGCCATGACACATGCGCTATCTTAAGCAGTCATGCACTTCCTGGTCTACTGGGATGGATAGCGCATCTTGTCCTGCAGATCAAAGACTCAGATGATCACACAGT AGCGATCCGGTTTGCTGTATTTCACATCTGTAGTCTCCTCATCACCATCGCTCTGAGTGTGACGCTGGGAATCCTTACAG GGCTCCTTATCAGGTTGAAGTTTTGGAGACCACCCCAGTACAAGAATTGCTTTGATGATCAAGCCTTCTGGGAG ttttctcATCTGGCTGTGCGCAAATAA
- the maco1b gene encoding macoilin-2, with protein MKRRNADCSKLRRPLKRNRITEGIYGSTFLYLKFLVVWALVLLADFVLEFRFEYLWPFWLFIRSVYDSFRYQGLAFSVFFVCVAFTSDIICLLFIPVQWLFFAASTYVWVQYVWHTERGVCLPTVSLWILFVYIEAAIRFKDLKNFHVDLCRPFAAHCIGYPVVTLGFGFKSYVSYKMRLRKQKEVQKENEFYMQLLQQALPPEQQMLQRQEREAEEAATAAKGISEVDTPPVSQNGAPVNKKTLAQLPELEYREKGKEGRGEAKKQHNSILPSSVDSKLQEMEYMENHMNNKRLNTELGSTENLLLKEDNNSSSSSSSSSSSSKNCKNASSNTAALNSSPRGHSTTNGSVPTPTSSFAGKNEKKHKLLMKGTSGGSHRDPTDNCIPNNQLSKPEALVRLEQDVKKLKADLQASRQVEQDLRSQIGSLGSAERSIRTELGQLRQENELLQNKLHNAVQAKQKDKQTVGQLEKRLKVEQEARAAAEKQLSEEKKRKKLEEATAARAVALAAASRGECTDTLRRRITELETECKKLTMDIKLKEDQIRELELKVQELHKYKENEKDTEVLMSALSAMQDKTQHLENSLSAETRIKLDLFSALGDAKRQLEIAQGQILQKDQEIKDLKQKIAEVMAVMPSISYTADTSSMTPVAPHYSSKFMDTNPSSLDPNASVYQPLKK; from the exons ATGAAGCGGCGCAATGCGGACTGCAGCAAACTCCGACGGCCGTTAAAACGGAACCGAATCACCGAGGGGATATACGGCAG TACCTTCCTGTACCTGAAGTTCCTGGTGGTCTGGGCACTGGTGCTACTGGCAGATTTTGTACTTGAGTTCAGGTTTGAGTACCTCTGGCCATTCTGGCTCTTCATCCGGAGCGTGTACGACTCCTTTAGATACCAGGGGCTG GCCTTTTCAgtattctttgtgtgtgtggcgtTTACCTCGGACATCATTTGCCTCCTCTTCATCCCAGTGCAATGGCTGTTCTTTGCTGCCAGTACCTACGTGTGGGTGCAGTATGTTTGGCACACAG AGAGGGGGGTCTGTCTACCCACCGTGTCTCTATGGATACTCTTTGTGTACATCGAGGCAGCCATCAGATTCAAAGACCTGAAGAACTTCCACGTGGACCTATGTCGCCCTTTTGCTGCACACTG CATCGGCTACCCCGTGGTCACGTTGGGCTTCGGCTTCAAGAGCTATGTAAGCTATAAAATGCGCCTCCGGAAGCAAAAGGAGGTGCAGAAGGAGAATGAGTTTTACATGCAGCTTCTACAGCAGGCTCTGCCTCCAGAGCAACAGATGCTTCAGAGGCAAGAGCGCGAAGCCGAAGAAG CGGCGACGGCAGCTAAAGGTATATCTGAAGTGGACACACCTCCAGTGTCACAGAATGGCGCCCCAGTCAATAAAAAGACATTGGCACAACTGCCGGAGCTAGAATATAGAGAAAAAGGGAAAGAGGGACGAGGGGAAGCTAAAAAACAGCATAACAGCATCCTGCCATCATCAGTGGACTCTAAACTCCAGGAGATGGAGTATATGGAGAACCATATGAATAACAAGAGACTGAACACAGAGCTGGGCAGTACAGAGAACCTGCTCCTTAAAGAGGACAAcaattcctcctcctcttcttcttcctcatcgTCGTCCTccaaaaattgcaaaaatgcCAGCAGCAACACTGCGGCGCTTAACTCCTCGCCCCGCGGCCACAGCACCACCAACGGCAGCGTCCCCACGCCCACGTCGTCGTTTGCGGGGAAGAACGAGAAGAAGCACAAGCTACTGATGAAAGGAACGTCGGGCGGCTCCCACAGGGACCCCACCGACAACTGCATCCCCAACAACCAGCTCAGCAAGCCGGAAGCACTGGTTCG ACTGGAGCAGGATGTCAAGAAGCTGAAGGCGGACCTACAGGCCAGCCGGCAGGTGGAGCAGGACCTGCGCAGCCAGATCGGCTCACTGGGCAGCGCCGAGCGCTCGATACGCACCGAGCTGGGCCAACTGCGGCAGGAGAACGAACTGCTGCAGAACAA GCTCCATAATGCTGTGCAGGCAAAGCAGAAGGACAAACAGACAGTGGGCCAACTGGAGAAGAGGCTCAAAGTGGAGCAGGAGGCCCGAGCTGCCGCCGAGAAGCAGCTctcagaggagaagaagagaaagaagttAGAGGAGGCCACAGCAGCCAGAGCAGTAGCACTAGCAGCAGCATCCAG AGGGGAGTGCACAGACACGCTACGGCGGCGGATCACCGAATTAGAAACGGAGTGCAAGAAATTAACAATGGACATCAAGCTAAAGGAGGACCAGATCCGAGAGCTTGAGTTAAAAGTGCAG GAGCttcataaatataaagaaaacgaAAAAGACACAGAGGTGCTGATGTCAGCGCTGTCAGCCATGCAGGACAAGACCCAGCACCTGGAGAACAGCCTGAGTGCAGAGACCAGGATCAAACTGGACCTCTTCTCTGCACTCGGGGACGCcaagaggcagctggagatcgCACAAG GTCAGATCCTGCAGAAGGACCAGGAGATCAAAGACCTGAAGCAGAAGATAGCAGAAGTGATGGCCGTCATGCCCAGCATCTCCTACACAGCCGACACCAGCAGCATGACCCCCGTGGCCCCCCACTACTCCTCAAAGTTTATGGACACCAATCCCTCCAGCCTGGACCCCAACGCCTCCGTTTACCAGCCTCTCAAaaagtga